The genome window TATAAAATTTCATCTCACAAACATTCACTGCATCATCAGCCCTGTCTATCAGCAAGTCTATCTGCATGCCATCAGCCTCCTCGCTTCCCTTCACTATGAGCGAAGACTCCTGCGAAGACACCGCACCTATATGAAGAGCATATTTTATCTGTGAAATATGCTGCAAACAAACCTCCTCGAAAGCAATACCACGCCATGAGGCAACATCGCTTTCCTTCAAATGCTGTTGCCAGTAATCAGTTTGATTTACAGCCTTCTTCTCCTTAAAATGAAGCCAGAACCAGCAAAAGGAATCAATAAGCTTATAATACTCCTCTCGCTGACTGAAACCGAAAGGAGTATATTTCACCACAAAATCACTTCCCAACAAGGCTTTCAGCATCTTGGTAAAATCACCATTCGGATTCAAACCGGTATGCTCTGCTATCTCCTTACGGGTGAAACCAGCATGGCGGGTACCCAAAAAGCGAACTATCTTCATACAGTCTTCGGCATTATCAAACACAGAATTGAAAAGCCTGTCAAACTCATCCCCCAACTTCGCATGACGGGCAAAGAACAAGGCATCTATGTTCTGAGCCAAACTATAGGAAGGATTAAAGAAATTCATATAGAAAGGAATTCCCCCCATAATCATATAAGCCTGCGTAATATTATAACGGGACATCTTGATGCCACGGCTCTGATAAAACTCCTCACATTCTTTCAAAGTAAACGGCGACAGTTTGATTTCGCCAGTCAAACGCCCGTATAATCCACCTTTATTACTGATTAGATTATCAAGCATCCAGGAGGTGGCAGAACCACAGACTACGAGTAACAAATTGTGGCGCATATTGCCCCAACCATTCCAGAAAGCCTCTAATGCCGTAAGAAAACCGGAACGAGCCGTATCCATCCAGGGCAACTCATCGATAAATACCACCTGTCGGGAACCATTATCGCAAGTTTCCAAAAAACGTTCCAGCAAAAAGAAAGCCTCCATCCACGACTTAGGCTGCGCAATATCCTCCATACCATGACGAAGAAGCGAGAAATAGAAATTCTGCAACTGGTCTTTCAAGGTTACCTTCCGACGACGGTCGTAAGGCGACAATCCTGTATGATGAAACACCATATCATCATGAAACACCTCATCAATCAAGAATGTTTTACCGACACGGCGACGACCATACACAGCCACAAACTCAGCTCTACCACTTTCGTAGTAACGCTTCAATTCTGCTATTTCCTTTTTTCTACCTATTATTTCACACATAATCATACCCAATTGGTTCGCTGCAAATATACGACTAATTTCGGAAATAGCGAAAGAAAATAGCGTTTATTTCGCTACGAAACCGATTTTTTACCATTCGTAGCGAAATAAACGCTATTTTAACTCCATTTTAACACTTCAGTTCCTTACTCTATCTTATACGTGAAAAAGTTGTCACCTTTAGGATGGTTAAACTAAATATGTTACTATCTATTTTTCTTATCACTAAATGAGTTACGCATTTTTATTTTTATCACTATATGGGTTGTCAGCGAATACCCATTATACCTAACTAGGTTACTCTTTTTAAGGAGCTATCCCTAGAAAGGTTACGGTGATGATATTCTTTCAAATGCAAAGATACACATTTTCAACTAATTAGAAGAATTTTCCCAAGGATTTTTCCACATTTTCTGCTGTGGCCCCACTTGAGTATGTGCAACTGATGGTGTTTGATTACCGATACTCATATGCGGTCTTTCGTCGTTATAAAACGCAATAATCCTGGTCAGTTCCTTCTTACATACTTTACGAGTAGGAATTGTCATTCTATAAAGCCATTCTGTTTTTAAAATGCCGTTTGCACGTTCTGCTATAGCATTCTCCAAAGGATCTCCTGTTTGAGTCATACTTATTTGTGAGCCATGACTTTTTAGGATAGATACATAATTCTGACTGCAATACTGGCTTCCTCTGTCAGAGTGATGAATGAGTCCTTTTGCAGTTTCTTCATCAATGCTTTTATATGCCATTTTAAGCGCTTCTAATGGATATACAGTTTCTAATGTTGGACCAACAGCCCATCCAACGATTTTATGGGAATACAGGTCTGTTATAAGCGAGAGATAGCACACACCTTCATTGGTTTCAACATAGGTGATGTCACTTGCCCAAATCTGGTTCGGATGGGTAGGAACTACTCCCTTAATCAGGTTTGGGTATTTGCGATAATTATGGTCGGAATCTGTTGTCTTATAGCGCCTACGGCGCTTTATACGTACCATGAGTCCATGCTTACGCAGCATCTCAATAAATGCGTCACGACCAGGGAAGCAGCCAGTATCCTCAAACATCTGTTTCAATATGGCATGCAACTTTGCAGCTCCTAAGCCAGGATTCGACTTACGATACTCACGTGCCTTTTCAATGATGATAGACTCAATGGCCTCTTCAGCAAAGCCGTCAGAGACATTGCGCTTATTATATGCTTGCCGGGTGAAACCAAACAGCCCGCATAGAGTGCCTAAACCTTGGCTCTGGCACTCTGTGCGGAGCAAGCTTACTGTTTGGTACCAGATTTTTTTCTCACAGGAATATTGAAGGTTTCTTCTGCGAGGTCAATCATGGTGGAGAATGCCTTAGAGCGAAGCTTCTCTAACTCCAAAGCCTTGCGGAGACGCTTAATCTCTGCATCTTTCTCTTTCAACTGTTCATTTGTTGTCTTTGCCATATCGTCACGGTTTTGGTCTTCTGGCGGCAAAGATAACAAATCTTTTTCATTTAAGAACTTATCCATCCAAGAAAATAGCACTGTACGACTGCTTATATAGTATTTCTTGATGATTTCTTCTGCTGGGAGCCCACTCTCCATATACTCACGAACTATCATGATACGATCATCATCTGTAAAAGAGTAGCTATTCAACTCTACCTCACGGGTCTCAAACCAACCAGTGTCCTCATTATACACACGTTCAATTCTTGTCTTACGTTTCATTGTCACTTCTGTTTGTTCCTAAGTGACAACCTTTTTCAGGGAAGTACACTCATAGAGTATTTAGAGCCTACTTGATTTGTTTACAAACCTAAGCCGTTCCAGTTTGGCCTTTGCTTGAATATCAAGAAACTGGGCGTTTGCCTATATAATAGTAGGTAACAATCTGGAAACGAGCGAACTTAATTTAGAACTTTTTGCGTTAAATTTTCTATCTTATAAACAGATTTCTCTGAAAACATTTGGAGAATTCAAATTAAAAGCGTATCTTTGCAGCACTAGAATCCGCCACGCTTCCCATAGAACAGCGTACCAGGGCGGAACTTTTTGTTTATATGCGTATGGAATATATTAATCCACCACTTGGTACAGCAACCCTTTTAGCCAATCTTCAAAATGAGGGATTAGTGATTATGGATGAGAGAAAAGCATTTGCTTTCCTTGAGAATGTCAGCTACTTTAGATTTGCAGCATATTTGCGTCCTTTCAAGGCATTGGATAAGCATGGCTATAAGGAAAATGCTACCTTTGAGAAAGCTGTGAGACTTTATGAGTTTGATGTCAAACTTAGAACCCTACTATTTTCCGCTATTCAAAAGATTGAGATTTCTTTGCGGGCAAAGGTTATCAACCAGTTTTCTTTGAATTATGGAGCTTTTTGGTTTATCAATCCCGATTTAGCTGTTGACAAGCATAAGTTTGCAGAGAATCTTTCCTCTTTGGATAGAGAACTGCAGCGTTCCAAGGATGATTTTATCAAAGAGCATTATGTAAAGTATGGCAAGGAAGATTTTCCGCCAGCTTGGAAACTAATAGATTTGACATCGTTTGGCTGCTTGACAAAATTGTATTTCAATTTCGCCAATGGTGCTGCCAAAAAGAAAATAGCTCGTTCCTATAACGTTCCTCAGCAAGAAATACTTGAAAGCTGGATGAAATCCATCAATGCGCTTCGCAACTGTTGTGCCCATCATGGGCGTGTATGGAATCGTGTGATGCCTGTTATGCCCCAACTTCCAATGAAATTAAAACAAGCATGGATAATGAATAAGCCCGAAGTCGCTAATCGACTATATTCCGTTCTTTGCTGCTTGTTATATTGGCTCAATGCCATTGATCCACGAAATGAATTATGTGCTAAGTTCAAGGACTTATTGTCACAATATCCAGAAGTCGACACGAATGCCATGGGATTTCCTAAGCATTGGCAAGATGAGCCATTGTGGAGATAGCAGTTTGGTATTCGGACTAACTTATCCGAATACCTGCTGCCATAAAGTTTTGTTGCTAATGATGATTCTTACATCTGCTTACATATACTTTTGTAATACAGACTCTCTGCTATTCCCTTGTGTATGAATCGTAGCTGTTGCCACAAAATAGTTGCCATCTTCCTTATGTACAAGCTTGGTACTAGGCTGCTTTAGAGCTTTTTGTTAAAAAAACTAACTCGCTCTAATTTGGACTTTGATTGAAAATCAAGAAGTTGGGCGTTTGCCTATATTATATAGGTAACAATATGGAAACGAGCGGACTTCTGCTCGTTTCTGTATTTTGCAATATGCAAAGAACACCTCAATTTGGGGGCAAAGATACGATATTTTTCTAAATATCCAATGATTTACAAGAGGAATTTTATGGAAATTAGAACTTTTTATAGTAAAACCTTGCTTCGCAAGTAATTTGAGATTAGAAACATCAGTGAATCCAAATTTAATGTATATTGTCTGTTTCCACAATTTTCACCGTGGTACGCCTCCCAACAATATGTACCACAGTGAAACTTCTTTTTTTATATAGTTGTGCGAAAAAAACATCAAGTCAATTCTTGTCATCATCTGTCGAGCCAATTCTTCAATTGCATGATTTTGTCTTTGCTGACCACAATTCGCAACTCAGGAAATCCATGAAGGCTAATGGTCATTTTGTATTTGAAGAAATTGGTGAGTTTGTCAATGCGCTCGATATTTACCATATATTGGCGGCTGACACGGAAGAACAAATTGGGATTCAGTTGCTGTTCCAAGTCACTCAAAGATTGATTGATGGTTACAGAATTACCATCACTAAGATATGCTCTAACGACACCATTCTCCGAGAAGAAATAACTAATGTCAGTAGTCTTGACAAGTTTGAAGCCATCATAGATATGCACAAGGAAATGGTCTCTCCATTTCTTGCCTGTTGCCATCCCCATTTTCTCCATCAGAGCTGAGTAATCTATATTTTTATTGCACAGGGCTTTAGCCTTTGT of Segatella copri contains these proteins:
- a CDS encoding transposase, with the translated sequence MKRKTRIERVYNEDTGWFETREVELNSYSFTDDDRIMIVREYMESGLPAEEIIKKYYISSRTVLFSWMDKFLNEKDLLSLPPEDQNRDDMAKTTNEQLKEKDAEIKRLRKALELEKLRSKAFSTMIDLAEETFNIPVRKKSGTKQ
- a CDS encoding AAA family ATPase, encoding MCEIIGRKKEIAELKRYYESGRAEFVAVYGRRRVGKTFLIDEVFHDDMVFHHTGLSPYDRRRKVTLKDQLQNFYFSLLRHGMEDIAQPKSWMEAFFLLERFLETCDNGSRQVVFIDELPWMDTARSGFLTALEAFWNGWGNMRHNLLLVVCGSATSWMLDNLISNKGGLYGRLTGEIKLSPFTLKECEEFYQSRGIKMSRYNITQAYMIMGGIPFYMNFFNPSYSLAQNIDALFFARHAKLGDEFDRLFNSVFDNAEDCMKIVRFLGTRHAGFTRKEIAEHTGLNPNGDFTKMLKALLGSDFVVKYTPFGFSQREEYYKLIDSFCWFWLHFKEKKAVNQTDYWQQHLKESDVASWRGIAFEEVCLQHISQIKYALHIGAVSSQESSLIVKGSEEADGMQIDLLIDRADDAVNVCEMKFYKAPYAVTKGYAQVLNSRLQALEEKNPAKTFLLTYVGNSELVSNEYSDIFRASVTLDDLFI
- a CDS encoding LytR/AlgR family response regulator transcription factor, whose amino-acid sequence is MKVLIIEDEERGFSRLKRLLQNIDNSMEIQGPLTTMRAVIDYLQNPHDEDVIFADIRLGDGDVFEAFLEIAPTSPVIFTTAYNEYALEAFKSNGIAYLQKPILAEELEKAITKAKALCNKNIDYSALMEKMGMATGKKWRDHFLVHIYDGFKLVKTTDISYFFSENGVVRAYLSDGNSVTINQSLSDLEQQLNPNLFFRVSRQYMVNIERIDKLTNFFKYKMTISLHGFPELRIVVSKDKIMQLKNWLDR
- a CDS encoding Abi family protein, which translates into the protein MEYINPPLGTATLLANLQNEGLVIMDERKAFAFLENVSYFRFAAYLRPFKALDKHGYKENATFEKAVRLYEFDVKLRTLLFSAIQKIEISLRAKVINQFSLNYGAFWFINPDLAVDKHKFAENLSSLDRELQRSKDDFIKEHYVKYGKEDFPPAWKLIDLTSFGCLTKLYFNFANGAAKKKIARSYNVPQQEILESWMKSINALRNCCAHHGRVWNRVMPVMPQLPMKLKQAWIMNKPEVANRLYSVLCCLLYWLNAIDPRNELCAKFKDLLSQYPEVDTNAMGFPKHWQDEPLWR
- a CDS encoding IS3 family transposase, yielding MLRTECQSQGLGTLCGLFGFTRQAYNKRNVSDGFAEEAIESIIIEKAREYRKSNPGLGAAKLHAILKQMFEDTGCFPGRDAFIEMLRKHGLMVRIKRRRRYKTTDSDHNYRKYPNLIKGVVPTHPNQIWASDITYVETNEGVCYLSLITDLYSHKIVGWAVGPTLETVYPLEALKMAYKSIDEETAKGLIHHSDRGSQYCSQNYVSILKSHGSQISMTQTGDPLENAIAERANGILKTEWLYRMTIPTRKVCKKELTRIIAFYNDERPHMSIGNQTPSVAHTQVGPQQKMWKNPWENSSN